One part of the Dermacentor andersoni chromosome 2, qqDerAnde1_hic_scaffold, whole genome shotgun sequence genome encodes these proteins:
- the LOC126541002 gene encoding uncharacterized protein, producing MMRLPSQLARVEGIQHALYADDITIWTTEGSLGDMEARLQQAASIVDAYAMDCGLQCAPAKSELLHVRSNPKDRTAIHISLSGGPIREVEELRILGLFIHHRLRPDSTIVKLKRVGEQVGRMIRRVSNKRGGLRGRDALRLVYAFVTSRILYAVPYLRTTKQDEARIDAIIRKATKRALDLPVATSNAKLKALGVLNSYQELREAHLVDQYTRLMQTAPGRRLLNRLHIQHDCTPEETERIPVLWRHMLWVSPLPRNMDTDMHENRRQARARALEREHGSRPGVYYVDVAGPSPTGFYTAAVVHQEMHVDGLSFRAPNSMRAEEVAIALAAAHANSRIIITDSRKACDHYLAGEISPLAACILRRTATDPTPKRIIWAPGHQGVRDNEAADAAARALIYRAPHPSSSGSETNQPLLRFREIITHYSDNHRLFPAPAKGLSKTEERTLRRLQTGTLLCPAILKHYDPNTDGRCPHCGETCDIFHMVWACTQNPHLPPSPTPSREAWETALLNCSSLESQRALVKRARDGALSCDVPD from the coding sequence ATGATGCGCCTCCCAAGCCAACTGGCCCGGGTGGAAGGCATTCAACACgcgttatatgcagatgacattacaATTTGGACCACTGAGGGGAGCCTGGGGGACATGGAGGCCCGCCTTCAGCAGGCCGCTTCCATAGTCGATGCGTATGCTATGGACTGTGGGCTCCAATGTGCTCCAGCGAAATCAGAGCTTCTGCATGTCAGATCGAACCCAAAGGATAGGACAGCAATTCACATCTCTCTGTCAGGAGGTCCTATTAGAGAGGTGGAGGAGCTCCGTATTCTGGGCCTTTTCATTCACCACAGACTCAGACCGGACTCCACCATTGTGAAACTCAAGAGAGTAGGCGAACAGGTAGGGCGTATGATCCGCCGCGTTTCCAACAAGCGGGGCGGTCTGCGGGGCAGGGACGCGCTTCGGCTCGTCTATGCCTTCGTGACTAGCCGGATCCTCTACGCCGTGCCATATCTCCGCACTACTAAGCAAGACGAGGCGCGAATAGACGCCATCATCCGCAAGGCAACTAAGCGAGCCCTGGATCTCCCGGTGGCTACGTCTAATgccaaactgaaggcattggggGTGCTAAACTCCTACCAGGAGCTGCGGGAGGCCCACCTCGTGGACCAATACACGCGGCTCATGCAGACGGCCCCTGGGCGCCGCCTGCTAAACCGCTTACACATCCAACACGACTGCACTCCAGAGGAGACGGAGCGTATCCCAGTACTGTGGCGCCATATGCTCTGGGTCTCCCCACTCCCCCGTAACATGGACACCGACATGCACGAAAACAGACGACAAGCGCGGGCTCGGGCTCTTGAGAGAGAACACGGCTCCCGACCCGGTGTATATTATGTAGACGTAGCAGGGCCGTCGCCCACTGGATTTTACACGGCCGCTGTTGTTCACCAGGAAATGCACGTCGATGGACTCTCTTTTCGAGCCCCGAATTCAATGCGAGCCGAGGAAGTAGCGATAGCGCTTGCTGCCGCCCACGCCAATTCGAGAATCATCATTACGGACTCCCGAAAAGCATGTGATCATTACTTGGCTGGGGAGATCTCCCCCTTAGCTGCTTGCATTCTAAGACGGACTGCCACTGATCCAACACCGAAAAGAATCATTTGGGCTCCTGGCCATCAGGGCGTACGAGATAATGAGGCCGCTGACGCGGCTGCCCGAGCGCTTATTTACCGGGCTCCTCATCCCAGCTCTTCTGGCTCGGAGACTAACCAGCCGCTGCTGCGATTCAGGGAAATAATAACGCATTATAGCGACAACCACCGCCTTTTCCCGGCCCCTGCCAAGGGGCTGAGTAAGACGGAGGAGCGAACTTTAAGGcgcctgcagacaggtactctgctCTGTCCTGCAATCTTAAAGCATTACGATCCTAACACGGATGGGCgatgcccgcactgtggggagacCTGTGATAtcttccacatggtgtgggcatgtacTCAAAATCCTCACCTCCCCCCTTCCCCTACCCCTTCCAGAGAGGCATGGGAGACTGCCCTCCTCAACTGCTCCTCGCTTGAGTCCCAAAGGGCTCTGGTGAAACGGGCGAGAGACGGGGCATTGTCATGCGATGTCCCGGACTAG